In Falco naumanni isolate bFalNau1 chromosome 5, bFalNau1.pat, whole genome shotgun sequence, the following are encoded in one genomic region:
- the ARSA gene encoding arylsulfatase A, which produces MGPRALPWALALLALRGAAGAPPSFIVLLADDLGFGDLGSYGHPSSATPHLDWVASRGLRFTNFYSSSPVCSPSRAALLTGRFQMRSGVYPGVFNPDSRGGLPLSEVTIAEVLKAKGYATAMVGKWHLGLGINGSFLPIHQGFDHFLGVPYSHDQGPCQNLTCFPPDIKCFGTCDQGLVPVPLLWNQSIVQQPVSFPDLVPLYNKFSRDFIADCARRGLPFLLYYASHHTHYPQFASQQYAGQSRRGPFGDALMEFDGSVGQLLQALQENGLANTTLVFFTSDNGPSTMRMARGGSSGLLKCGKGTTYEGGMREPAVAYWPGRISPGVTHELASTLDILPTLTTLAGAALPKVVLDGYDLSPVLFGSGKSPRQMMFFYPPSPNPLHGPFAVRLGKYKAHYFTQGSFHSDTTPDQACHGLTPLTPHLPPLLFDLESDPAENYDLLQSGVGPEVLQVLKEIKLQKVLFEQRMEFGESQIRKGRDPALQPCCVPNCTPKPSCCRCS; this is translated from the exons atgGGGCCGCGGGCCCTGCCGTGGGCCCTGGCGCTGCTGGCCTTGCGCGGAGCGGCCGGCGCCCCCCCCAGCTTCATAGTGCTGCTGGCCGATGACTTGGGCTTCGGGGACCTGGGGAGCTACGGGCATCCTTCGTCTGCCACGCCCCACCTGGACTGGGTGGCCTCCCGAGGGCTGCGGTTCACCAACTTCTACAGCAGCTCCCCGGTGTGCAGCCCCTCCCG GGCAGCCCTGCTGACAGGCCGGTTCCAGATGCGCTCTGGGGTTTACCCTGGAGTGTTCAACCCAGACTCGCGGGGAGGCCTGCCGCTCTCAGAGGTCACCATTGCAGAGGTGCTGAAGGCCAAGGGCTATGCCACAGCCATGGTTGGCAAGTGGCACCTTGGCCTGGGGATTAATGGCTCCTTCCTGCCCATCCACCAGGGCTTTGACCACTTCTTGGGGGTGCCCTACTCCCATGACCAG GGCCCGTGCCAGAATCTCACCTGCTTCCCACCCGACATCAAGTGTTTTGGGACTTGTGACCAAGGCTTAGTGCCGGTCCCGCTGCTCTGGAACCAGAGCATCGTGCAGCAGCCAGTCTCTTTCCCTGATCTGGTGCCACTCTACAACAAATTCTCCCGGGACTTCATCGCTGACTGTGCACGACGAGGCCTCCCGTTCCTGCTCTACTATGCCTCCCAC CATACGCACTACCCCCAGTTTGCAAGCCAGCAGTATGCAGGGCAGTCACGGCGTGGGCCATTTGGTGATGCCCTCATGGAGTTTGATGGCTCGGTGggacagctgctgcaggcactgcaggaAAATGGTCTTGCAAACACGACCCTGGTGTTCTTCACCTCTGACAATGG CCCCTCTACCATGCGGATGGCACGTGGAGGCAGCTCTGGCCTTCTGAAGTGTGGGAAGGGCACAACGTATGAAGGTGGCATGCGGGAACCAGCAGTGGCTTATTGGCCAGGCCGTATCTCTCCAG GAGTGACGCATGAGCTGGCAAGCACCTTGGACATCTTGCCAACACTGACTaccctggctggggcagctcttCCCAAAGTGGTCCTGGACGGCTATGACTTGAGCCCAGTGCTGTTTGGGTCAGGGAAG aGTCCCCGTCAGATGATGTTCTTCTACCCACCGTCCCCCAACCCACTGCATGGCCCCTTCGCTGTCAGGCTTGGGAAGTACAAGGCCCATTACTTCACACAAG GTTCCTTTCACAGTGATACGACCCCAGACCAGGCCTGCCATGGCCTGACCCCGCTGACCCCTCACTTGCCGCCACTGCTCTTTGACCTGGAGTCAGACCCAGCTGAGAACTACGATCTGCTGCAGAGTGGCGTGGGGCCAGAGGTTCTGCAAGTCCTGAAGGAGATCAAACTGCAGAAAGTGCTTTTTGAACAGCGCATGGAGTTTGGGGAAAGCCAGATCAGGAAGGGCAGGgatcctgccctgcagccctgctgcgtACCAAACTGCACTCCTAAGCCTTCCTGCTGCCGCTGCTCTTAG
- the RABL2B gene encoding rab-like protein 2B isoform X2, giving the protein MPVEHCINLCELASDSTVLFTVCYRWKFKRSIVLFCGLSSVDTVLHKHLQPGSFPSAAGLQEVLQHGPFSQDFWDTAGQERFQSMHASYYHKAHACIMVFDVQRKVTYKNLNSWYKELREFRPEIPCIVVANKIDADMKVTQKSFNFARKFSLPFYFVSAADGTNVVKLFNDAIKLAVAYKQNSGDFMDEVMQELESFDLQKKSENLSDKEESCPEEKPPSA; this is encoded by the exons ATGCCAGTGGAGCATTGCATTAACCTATGTGAATTAGCCTCTGACAGCACAGTATTGTTCACTGTGTGTTACAGATGGAAGTTCAAGAGAAGCATTGTCTTATTTTGTGGTTTGAGTTCTGTGGatacagttcttcacaaacaCCTCCAACCTGGGTCCTTCCCATCGGCTGCAGGTCTTCAAGAAGTGCTCCAGCATGGGCCCTTTTCACAGG ACTTCTGGGACACAGCTGGACAGGAGAGGTTCCAGAGCATGCATGCATCCTATTACCATAAGGCTCACGCTTGTATCATG GTGTTTGATGTGCAGCGGAAAGTCACCTACAAGAACTTAAACAGCTGGTACAAGGAGCTGAGAGAATTTCGCCCAGAGATTCCTTGCATTGTGGTGGCCAACAAAATTGATG CGGATATGAAGGTGACCCAGAAAAGCTTCAACTTTGCCCGGAAGTTCAGTTTGCCCTTTTACTTTGTGTCTGCTGCAGATGGCACCAATGTGGTGAAG CTCTTCAATGATGCTATCAAACTGGCAGTTGCTTACAAACAGAATTCGGGAGATTTCATGGATGAGGTCATGCAAGAACTGGAG AGCTTTGACCTGCAGAAGAAGAGTGAGAATTTGTCAGATAAAGAGGAGAGCTGCCCTGAAGAGAAGCCCCCATCTGCCTAA
- the RABL2B gene encoding rab-like protein 2B isoform X3 — translation MADTAAAEQCRDEAAAGGEETVKIICLGDSAVGKSKLLERFLLEGFRPQQLSTFALTLYKHRARVDGQAVLVDFWDTAGQERFQSMHASYYHKAHACIMVFDVQRKVTYKNLNSWYKELREFRPEIPCIVVANKIDADMKVTQKSFNFARKFSLPFYFVSAADGTNVVKLFNDAIKLAVAYKQNSGDFMDEVMQELEAQ, via the exons ATGGCGGATACGGCGGCGGCGGAGCAGTGCCGGGAcgaggcggcggccggcggTGAGGAGACGGTGAAGATCATCTGCCTGGGCGACAGCGCCGTGGGCAAGTCCAA GCTGCTGGAGAGGTTCCTGCTCGAAGGCTT CcgcccccagcagctctccacCTTCGCCCTGACGCTCTACAAGCACCGGGCCCGGGTGGACGGGCAGGCGGTGCTCGTGG ACTTCTGGGACACAGCTGGACAGGAGAGGTTCCAGAGCATGCATGCATCCTATTACCATAAGGCTCACGCTTGTATCATG GTGTTTGATGTGCAGCGGAAAGTCACCTACAAGAACTTAAACAGCTGGTACAAGGAGCTGAGAGAATTTCGCCCAGAGATTCCTTGCATTGTGGTGGCCAACAAAATTGATG CGGATATGAAGGTGACCCAGAAAAGCTTCAACTTTGCCCGGAAGTTCAGTTTGCCCTTTTACTTTGTGTCTGCTGCAGATGGCACCAATGTGGTGAAG CTCTTCAATGATGCTATCAAACTGGCAGTTGCTTACAAACAGAATTCGGGAGATTTCATGGATGAGGTCATGCAAGAACTGGAG GCCCAATAG
- the NME6 gene encoding nucleoside diphosphate kinase 6, translating to MAVVGRSGRPLQLTLALLKPDAVAHPLVLEAVHETILSNQFLIVRAKQLRCGREESRRFYREHAGRFFYQRLVEFMASGPMWAYILAHENAVPLWRSLMGPTKVFRARNSVPDSIRGAYGLTDTRNTTHGSDSPASASREIAFFFPEFNEELWYQQEEPCLRCGQVYYNAEKRVHCVFRDEETELT from the exons ATGGCGGTGGTGGGGCGCAGCGGGCGGCCGCTGCAGCTGACGCTGGCGCTGCTGAAGCCGGACGCCGTGGCGCACCCGCTGGTGCTGGAG GCTGTGCACGAAACCATCCTCAGCAACCAGTTCCTGATCGTGCGCGCCAAGCAGCTGCGCTGCGGCCGGGAGGAGAGCCGCCGCTTCTACCGGGAGCACGCGG GACGGTTCTTCTACCAGCGGCTGGTGGAGTTCATGGCCAG TGGCCCCATGTGGGCTTATATCTTGGCCCATGAGAATGCTGTCCCCCTCTGGAGATCCCTGATGGGACCCACCAAAGTATTCCGAGCCCGAAACAGTGTCCCAGACTCCATCCGAGGAGCTTATGGCCTCACTGACACCAGGAATACCACTCATGGCTCAG ATTCACCAGCATCAGCCAGCAGAgaaattgcctttttcttcccagaattCAATGAAGAGCTCTGGTACCAGCAGGAAGAGCCATGTCTGCGCTGTGGGCAGGTGTATTACAATGCTGAGAAGCGTGTCCACTGTGTGTTCAGGGATGAAGAAACAGAGTTGACCTGA
- the RABL2B gene encoding rab-like protein 2B isoform X1 has protein sequence MADTAAAEQCRDEAAAGGEETVKIICLGDSAVGKSKLLERFLLEGFRPQQLSTFALTLYKHRARVDGQAVLVDFWDTAGQERFQSMHASYYHKAHACIMVFDVQRKVTYKNLNSWYKELREFRPEIPCIVVANKIDADMKVTQKSFNFARKFSLPFYFVSAADGTNVVKLFNDAIKLAVAYKQNSGDFMDEVMQELESFDLQKKSENLSDKEESCPEEKPPSA, from the exons ATGGCGGATACGGCGGCGGCGGAGCAGTGCCGGGAcgaggcggcggccggcggTGAGGAGACGGTGAAGATCATCTGCCTGGGCGACAGCGCCGTGGGCAAGTCCAA GCTGCTGGAGAGGTTCCTGCTCGAAGGCTT CcgcccccagcagctctccacCTTCGCCCTGACGCTCTACAAGCACCGGGCCCGGGTGGACGGGCAGGCGGTGCTCGTGG ACTTCTGGGACACAGCTGGACAGGAGAGGTTCCAGAGCATGCATGCATCCTATTACCATAAGGCTCACGCTTGTATCATG GTGTTTGATGTGCAGCGGAAAGTCACCTACAAGAACTTAAACAGCTGGTACAAGGAGCTGAGAGAATTTCGCCCAGAGATTCCTTGCATTGTGGTGGCCAACAAAATTGATG CGGATATGAAGGTGACCCAGAAAAGCTTCAACTTTGCCCGGAAGTTCAGTTTGCCCTTTTACTTTGTGTCTGCTGCAGATGGCACCAATGTGGTGAAG CTCTTCAATGATGCTATCAAACTGGCAGTTGCTTACAAACAGAATTCGGGAGATTTCATGGATGAGGTCATGCAAGAACTGGAG AGCTTTGACCTGCAGAAGAAGAGTGAGAATTTGTCAGATAAAGAGGAGAGCTGCCCTGAAGAGAAGCCCCCATCTGCCTAA
- the RABL2B gene encoding rab-like protein 2B isoform X4: MHASYYHKAHACIMVFDVQRKVTYKNLNSWYKELREFRPEIPCIVVANKIDADMKVTQKSFNFARKFSLPFYFVSAADGTNVVKLFNDAIKLAVAYKQNSGDFMDEVMQELESFDLQKKSENLSDKEESCPEEKPPSA; encoded by the exons ATGCATGCATCCTATTACCATAAGGCTCACGCTTGTATCATG GTGTTTGATGTGCAGCGGAAAGTCACCTACAAGAACTTAAACAGCTGGTACAAGGAGCTGAGAGAATTTCGCCCAGAGATTCCTTGCATTGTGGTGGCCAACAAAATTGATG CGGATATGAAGGTGACCCAGAAAAGCTTCAACTTTGCCCGGAAGTTCAGTTTGCCCTTTTACTTTGTGTCTGCTGCAGATGGCACCAATGTGGTGAAG CTCTTCAATGATGCTATCAAACTGGCAGTTGCTTACAAACAGAATTCGGGAGATTTCATGGATGAGGTCATGCAAGAACTGGAG AGCTTTGACCTGCAGAAGAAGAGTGAGAATTTGTCAGATAAAGAGGAGAGCTGCCCTGAAGAGAAGCCCCCATCTGCCTAA